A portion of the Bacillus thuringiensis genome contains these proteins:
- the trpD gene encoding anthranilate phosphoribosyltransferase translates to MNNYLRKLVEGQHLTEEEMYKAGLLLLSENILESEIAAFLVLLKAKGETAEEIYGLVRALREKALPFSNHIQGAMDNCGTGGDGAQTFNISTTSAFVLAGAGVKVAKHGNRAVSSKTGSADLLEELGVNISSTPNEIDYLLEHVGIAFLFAPAMHPALRRIMKIRKELNVPTIFNLIGPLTNPVNLETQFVGIYKRDMLLPVAQVLQKLGRKQALVVNGSGFLDEASLQGENHVVLLKDNEIVEMSIDPEKYGFSRVKNEEIRGGNSKENAKITVGVLSGEKSVYRDTVLLNAGLALFANGKTETIEEGIKLAAHSIDSGKALTKLNLLIAASNEKLERVN, encoded by the coding sequence ATGAATAACTATCTTCGTAAATTAGTGGAGGGTCAACATTTAACAGAAGAGGAAATGTATAAAGCAGGACTACTTTTATTAAGTGAAAACATATTAGAAAGTGAAATTGCAGCTTTCTTAGTCTTACTGAAAGCGAAAGGTGAAACTGCAGAAGAAATATACGGTCTCGTTCGGGCTCTTCGCGAAAAGGCATTGCCGTTTTCGAACCATATACAAGGAGCAATGGACAATTGCGGGACGGGTGGTGACGGTGCCCAAACGTTTAATATTAGTACAACATCGGCATTTGTACTGGCAGGAGCTGGCGTAAAGGTTGCAAAACATGGTAATCGAGCTGTTTCTAGTAAAACAGGAAGTGCAGATTTATTAGAAGAACTCGGTGTAAATATTAGCAGTACCCCAAACGAAATTGATTATTTATTAGAGCATGTCGGCATCGCATTTTTATTCGCACCAGCGATGCACCCAGCATTAAGACGCATTATGAAAATAAGAAAAGAATTGAATGTGCCGACGATTTTTAACTTAATTGGTCCTTTAACAAATCCGGTAAATTTAGAAACACAATTTGTCGGCATTTATAAACGAGATATGTTACTACCAGTTGCGCAAGTATTACAGAAGCTGGGAAGAAAACAAGCGCTTGTCGTAAACGGAAGTGGATTTTTAGATGAAGCATCATTACAAGGGGAAAATCACGTAGTCCTTTTAAAAGATAATGAAATAGTAGAAATGAGTATTGATCCAGAAAAGTATGGTTTTTCAAGAGTGAAAAATGAAGAAATTAGAGGGGGGAATTCAAAAGAAAATGCAAAGATCACAGTCGGCGTATTGAGCGGAGAAAAGAGTGTTTATCGCGATACAGTTTTATTAAATGCAGGTCTAGCCCTTTTCGCAAATGGAAAAACAGAAACGATTGAGGAAGGAATTAAACTAGCGGCACATAGCATTGACTCTGGAAAAGCATTAACCAAATTAAACTTATTAATTGCAGCAAGCAACGAAAAATTAGAAAGGGTGAACTAA
- the trpC gene encoding indole-3-glycerol phosphate synthase TrpC — MGTILDEIVEQKKKEVAELYEIYTPVKAKRKTHSLVEALQQFTVIAEVKRASPSKGDINLHVDVRKQVGIYEDCGAGAVSVLTDGQFFKGSFHDLQTAREESNIPLLCKDFIIDKIQIDRAYEAGADIILLIVAALTKEKLKELYSYVLEKGLEAIVEVHDEQELETAIVLNPHVIGINNRNLKTFEVDLSQTEKLGKRLNEEKLLWISESGIHSKEDIIRVKRAGAKGVLVGEALMTSSSINSFFEDCKVNI; from the coding sequence GTGGGGACGATTTTAGATGAAATTGTAGAACAGAAGAAAAAGGAAGTTGCGGAGTTATATGAAATATATACACCCGTAAAAGCAAAAAGAAAGACACATTCACTTGTAGAAGCGTTACAGCAGTTTACTGTCATTGCAGAAGTAAAGCGAGCATCACCATCAAAAGGAGATATCAATTTACACGTTGACGTACGAAAACAAGTGGGAATATACGAAGACTGCGGGGCAGGAGCAGTATCTGTTTTAACAGATGGTCAATTTTTTAAAGGATCGTTTCACGATTTACAAACAGCAAGAGAAGAAAGTAACATTCCGCTTTTATGTAAAGATTTCATAATCGATAAGATTCAAATCGATAGAGCGTATGAAGCGGGAGCAGATATTATTTTACTAATCGTAGCAGCGTTAACGAAAGAGAAGTTAAAAGAGTTGTATAGCTACGTGTTAGAAAAAGGATTAGAAGCGATTGTTGAAGTTCATGATGAACAGGAATTAGAAACTGCGATTGTATTAAATCCGCACGTTATTGGCATTAATAATCGTAATTTAAAAACGTTCGAAGTAGATTTAAGCCAAACTGAAAAGCTTGGAAAAAGATTGAATGAGGAGAAACTACTTTGGATTAGTGAAAGTGGCATTCATTCAAAAGAAGATATTATTCGTGTTAAAAGAGCTGGAGCCAAAGGTGTATTAGTTGGAGAGGCGCTTATGACATCATCTTCTATTAATAGTTTTTTTGAAGATTGTAAGGTGAATATATGA
- a CDS encoding phosphoribosylanthranilate isomerase: MKVKICGITDVETAKSACEYGADALGFVFAESKRKITPERAKEIIQELPANVLKIGVFVNESVEVIQKIADECGLTHVQLHGDEDNHRIRRLNIPSIKALGVTSEDDMKNAQTYETDYILFDSPKEKFHGGNGKKFSWELLAHMPKESREKTILAGGLNALNIEEAIRTVRPYMVDVSSGVEIEGKKDVEKIKQFIIKAKECSK, translated from the coding sequence ATGAAAGTGAAAATTTGCGGCATCACTGATGTGGAAACAGCGAAAAGTGCGTGCGAATATGGCGCAGATGCACTCGGATTTGTTTTTGCAGAAAGTAAACGGAAAATCACTCCAGAGAGAGCGAAAGAAATTATTCAGGAGCTTCCAGCCAACGTGTTAAAAATCGGTGTTTTCGTAAATGAATCAGTAGAAGTGATCCAGAAAATTGCAGATGAGTGTGGGTTAACACATGTACAACTACATGGGGATGAAGACAATCATCGAATTAGAAGATTGAATATTCCGTCTATAAAAGCTCTCGGAGTGACTTCGGAGGACGATATGAAAAATGCTCAAACATATGAAACGGATTATATATTGTTTGATAGTCCGAAAGAAAAGTTTCACGGGGGAAATGGAAAGAAATTTTCATGGGAGTTACTCGCACATATGCCAAAAGAGTCGCGAGAGAAAACGATATTAGCTGGTGGATTAAATGCTCTTAATATAGAAGAAGCAATTCGAACTGTTCGGCCTTATATGGTTGATGTGAGCAGCGGAGTAGAGATAGAAGGAAAAAAAGATGTAGAGAAAATAAAACAATTTATTATAAAAGCGAAGGAGTGTTCCAAATGA
- the trpB gene encoding tryptophan synthase subunit beta, with the protein MNYAYPDEKGHYGIYGGRYVPETLMQSVLELEEAYKEAMQDEAFQKELNHYLKTYVGRETPLYFAENMTKYCGGAKIYLKREDLNHTGAHKINNTIGQALLAVRMGKKKVVAETGAGQHGVATATVCALLGLECVIFMGEEDVRRQKLNVFRMELLGAKVESVAAGSGTLKDAVNEALRYWVSHVHDTHYIMGSVLGPHPFPQIVRDFQSVIGNETKKQYEELEGKLPEAVVACIGGGSNAMGMFYPFVHDEEVALYGVEAAGKGVHTEKHAATLTKGSVGVLHGSMMYLLQNEEGQIQEAHSISAGLDYPGVGPEHSLLKDIGRVSYHSITDEEALEAFQLLTKKEGIIPALESSHAVAYALKLAPQMKEDEGLVICLSGRGDKDVESIKRYMEEV; encoded by the coding sequence ATGAACTACGCATATCCAGATGAAAAAGGACATTACGGTATATACGGAGGAAGATACGTTCCAGAAACGTTAATGCAATCTGTACTAGAACTAGAAGAAGCATATAAAGAAGCGATGCAAGATGAGGCATTTCAAAAGGAATTAAATCATTATTTAAAAACGTACGTTGGAAGAGAAACACCGCTTTATTTCGCTGAAAATATGACGAAGTATTGCGGAGGTGCAAAGATTTATTTAAAACGTGAAGATTTGAATCATACAGGAGCTCATAAAATTAACAATACAATTGGTCAGGCACTTCTTGCGGTGCGAATGGGTAAGAAAAAAGTTGTCGCTGAAACAGGAGCTGGACAACACGGAGTTGCAACAGCTACTGTATGTGCTCTTCTCGGGTTAGAATGCGTCATTTTTATGGGAGAAGAAGATGTAAGACGTCAAAAATTAAATGTGTTCCGAATGGAATTACTCGGAGCGAAAGTAGAAAGTGTAGCAGCAGGTAGCGGTACATTAAAAGATGCGGTAAACGAGGCGCTTCGTTACTGGGTTTCACATGTGCATGATACGCATTACATTATGGGATCTGTTCTCGGACCACATCCATTCCCGCAAATTGTCCGTGATTTCCAAAGTGTAATTGGGAATGAGACGAAAAAACAATATGAAGAATTAGAAGGGAAATTACCAGAAGCAGTCGTTGCTTGCATTGGTGGTGGGAGTAACGCGATGGGTATGTTTTATCCGTTCGTACATGATGAAGAAGTTGCTCTTTACGGCGTAGAGGCAGCTGGAAAAGGCGTTCATACAGAAAAGCATGCAGCCACTTTAACGAAAGGAAGCGTCGGTGTTTTACACGGATCAATGATGTATCTTCTGCAAAATGAAGAAGGGCAAATTCAAGAAGCACACTCTATTTCAGCAGGACTCGATTATCCAGGTGTTGGTCCAGAACATAGCTTGCTAAAAGATATTGGCCGCGTTTCTTATCATTCGATAACAGACGAAGAAGCATTAGAAGCATTTCAATTATTAACGAAAAAAGAAGGCATTATCCCGGCCCTAGAAAGTTCACATGCTGTCGCATACGCCTTAAAATTAGCTCCGCAAATGAAGGAAGATGAAGGACTTGTTATTTGTTTATCTGGCCGCGGCGATAAAGATGTAGAGAGTATAAAACGTTATATGGAAGAGGTGTAA
- the trpA gene encoding tryptophan synthase subunit alpha translates to MGVEKIKAAFENGKKAFIPYVMGGDGGLEKLKERIRFLDEAGASIVEIGIPFSDPVADGPTIQRAGKRALDSGVTLKGIFQALAEVRKEVQMPFVLMTYLNPVLAFGKERFIENCMEAGVDGIIVPDLPYEEQNIIAPLLREANIALIPLVTVTSPIERIEKITSESEGFVYAVTVAGVTGVRQNFKEEIHSYLEKVKSHVNLPVVAGFGISTKEHVEEMVTICDGVVVGSKIIELLENEKREEICELIYATKQKEEA, encoded by the coding sequence ATGGGAGTAGAAAAAATTAAAGCAGCGTTTGAAAATGGCAAGAAAGCATTTATTCCGTACGTAATGGGCGGAGATGGTGGACTTGAGAAATTAAAAGAAAGAATTCGTTTTCTAGATGAGGCTGGAGCAAGCATCGTTGAAATTGGTATTCCGTTTTCAGATCCAGTCGCAGATGGTCCAACGATTCAAAGAGCAGGAAAGCGAGCGTTAGATAGCGGTGTAACATTAAAAGGCATTTTTCAAGCTTTAGCGGAAGTAAGGAAAGAAGTACAAATGCCATTTGTTCTTATGACATATTTAAATCCGGTACTTGCATTCGGAAAAGAGCGATTCATCGAGAACTGTATGGAAGCAGGTGTAGACGGCATCATCGTACCAGACTTACCGTATGAAGAACAAAATATTATTGCTCCGTTACTTCGAGAGGCAAACATTGCGCTCATTCCACTCGTTACCGTAACGAGCCCTATTGAAAGAATTGAAAAAATTACGAGTGAATCAGAAGGGTTCGTTTATGCTGTTACAGTAGCGGGCGTAACGGGAGTACGTCAAAACTTTAAAGAGGAGATTCATAGTTACTTAGAAAAAGTAAAATCACACGTCAACTTACCAGTAGTCGCTGGATTTGGCATTTCAACAAAAGAACATGTAGAAGAAATGGTTACAATATGCGACGGAGTTGTCGTTGGAAGTAAGATCATTGAGCTTTTAGAAAATGAAAAGCGAGAAGAAATATGTGAATTAATATATGCAACAAAACAAAAAGAAGAGGCGTAG
- a CDS encoding DUF4029 domain-containing protein, producing the protein MLRRKLLYLLLTVPLYAWLISMTKIELMALFLGYVFIFSNLNRIQEQSILEICIFSISVELFSIVSIVLLNELFRWIHSFELMKFGNIVLQVICAYIVFVVLDKIVGQQTVFQDNRKWE; encoded by the coding sequence ATGCTAAGACGGAAATTACTATATCTTCTTTTAACTGTACCACTATACGCTTGGCTCATTAGCATGACGAAAATAGAGTTGATGGCTCTATTTTTAGGATATGTATTCATCTTTTCAAATTTAAATCGCATTCAAGAACAGTCTATTTTAGAAATATGTATATTTTCGATTAGTGTAGAATTATTTAGTATCGTTTCGATTGTATTATTAAACGAATTATTCAGGTGGATTCATTCATTTGAATTAATGAAATTTGGAAATATTGTATTGCAAGTAATATGTGCTTATATTGTGTTTGTTGTGTTAGATAAAATAGTCGGACAGCAGACAGTTTTTCAGGATAATAGAAAATGGGAGTGA
- a CDS encoding L-lactate permease, producing MVILLALIPIIMIFICLFLFKQTSLRSSLISYAVSVGIVLLSPTFRLGISETVHATIKGWLICFIVGYVLFFGIFLFHLMNKMGYIDQVARFLEEVTQDRLLQMLLMCFGICPLIESVSGFGIGFMVAAPIFLSLGYKPFQAVLLSFIGLLASSWGAMATGTIIGSQLINMPLTTLGTNTALLSIPMFAYFIILSLHVVGGWQAIIEKWKEGVGFFLLFSLGIYLSNAYVSVELAGILSSIVTITFGFLIIKLKGKSGQNLITEHAAATEREVSIIKIISPYIFLTVCILLSRLVPALHDLFRSYAVLDLKSYSYKLELLYSPGFWLGMTCLFTIIFFRIPSNIIKQSLLQTIKQWIPFAITTTMFIAISELMGASGMHSLLAKTAGETFGTFFVFVAPFIGAIGGFLTGSNAGSNAMFIKLQMQTAQNVALPWQYVTTLQNTASSVATIACPSRITLGAYLCNIPYRENELLKKTTLMIFGAVLLIVVEVIFWYMLRN from the coding sequence ATGGTCATATTGTTGGCACTTATCCCAATTATAATGATTTTCATTTGTTTATTTTTATTTAAACAAACGTCATTAAGGTCTTCGTTAATTTCTTATGCTGTGTCTGTTGGAATCGTTTTACTCTCGCCAACGTTTCGATTAGGGATAAGTGAAACTGTGCACGCAACGATTAAAGGGTGGTTAATTTGTTTTATTGTCGGGTACGTTTTATTTTTCGGTATTTTTTTATTTCACCTCATGAACAAAATGGGGTACATCGATCAAGTAGCACGTTTTCTAGAAGAAGTTACTCAGGATCGCTTATTACAAATGCTGCTTATGTGTTTTGGCATTTGCCCGCTTATTGAATCAGTAAGTGGATTCGGTATCGGCTTCATGGTTGCAGCACCTATTTTTCTTTCACTAGGATATAAACCATTTCAAGCTGTACTGCTCTCATTTATCGGCTTACTAGCTAGTTCATGGGGCGCAATGGCAACTGGTACGATTATCGGTTCGCAGCTAATAAATATGCCTCTTACAACACTTGGTACAAATACAGCGCTATTAAGTATTCCGATGTTTGCTTACTTTATTATTCTTTCTTTACACGTTGTTGGCGGCTGGCAAGCGATTATAGAAAAGTGGAAAGAAGGAGTAGGATTCTTTCTATTATTTTCTCTCGGAATCTATCTTTCTAACGCATACGTAAGCGTGGAACTAGCCGGGATATTAAGTTCTATCGTTACGATTACATTTGGCTTTCTTATCATTAAATTAAAAGGAAAAAGTGGGCAAAATCTTATAACAGAACATGCGGCTGCAACGGAGAGAGAAGTATCCATTATAAAAATTATTAGCCCTTATATATTTCTAACAGTTTGTATTTTACTTTCTCGCCTCGTTCCAGCATTACATGATTTGTTCAGATCATATGCGGTTCTTGATTTGAAATCATACTCTTACAAACTAGAGTTACTATATTCACCAGGATTTTGGCTCGGTATGACTTGCTTATTTACTATTATTTTCTTCCGCATCCCGTCTAATATTATTAAACAATCACTCTTGCAAACGATCAAACAATGGATTCCTTTTGCGATTACGACGACAATGTTTATCGCCATTTCAGAACTAATGGGTGCATCAGGCATGCATTCATTACTCGCAAAGACAGCTGGTGAAACATTTGGAACCTTTTTCGTTTTCGTTGCTCCGTTTATTGGCGCTATTGGTGGATTTTTAACAGGTAGTAACGCAGGATCAAATGCAATGTTTATAAAACTACAAATGCAAACCGCACAAAACGTAGCACTCCCGTGGCAATATGTCACAACACTTCAAAACACTGCATCATCAGTAGCGACAATCGCTTGTCCATCACGGATTACACTAGGTGCTTACTTATGTAATATCCCTTACCGTGAAAATGAACTATTAAAGAAGACGACGTTAATGATCTTTGGTGCGGTATTACTTATAGTAGTGGAAGTTATTTTCTGGTATATGTTGAGAAATTGA
- a CDS encoding RNA-guided endonuclease InsQ/TnpB family protein: MILAKKVRLIPTPEQEKVLRNHADAARFTYNYCKRMSDRYYKLFGKSVSQLALQKRFTKIKKRKRYEWLKGINAQVPKQASKDFDMARKHSFKKYKNGYHTSYKSKKDVIQGFYANYERLVIGKKVVHIQSIGEVKTSQQLPRNKKPSNPRVTFDGRHWWISVGFQEDFEFQELTNESIGVDVGLKELFVASNGMKERNINKDAKVKKLLKRKKSAQRDMSRRFKKGVKIQSAGYEKAKAEHLRLSRKITNIRNNHIHQATAKLVKTKPMRIVVEDLSISNLLKNKKLSKAFSFQKLNFFFQCLSYKCEKYGIAYVKADKWFASSKICSCCGVKYDHSVQPEGQWSLKIREWCCASCNSHHDRDVNASINLSRWVKLNA; encoded by the coding sequence ATGATATTGGCGAAGAAAGTTAGACTGATTCCAACGCCTGAACAAGAAAAAGTGCTGAGAAACCATGCTGATGCTGCAAGATTTACTTATAACTATTGTAAAAGAATGAGTGATAGATACTATAAGCTATTTGGAAAATCTGTTTCACAGTTAGCTTTACAGAAACGATTTACAAAGATCAAGAAGCGAAAGAGATATGAGTGGTTAAAAGGCATTAATGCACAAGTGCCAAAACAGGCTTCAAAAGATTTTGATATGGCGAGAAAACATTCGTTCAAAAAGTACAAAAATGGTTATCACACTTCTTATAAATCCAAAAAAGATGTAATCCAAGGATTTTATGCCAATTATGAAAGACTAGTTATAGGAAAGAAAGTAGTTCATATTCAGTCTATTGGAGAAGTGAAAACAAGCCAACAACTACCAAGAAACAAAAAACCATCCAATCCAAGAGTTACATTTGACGGTCGTCACTGGTGGATTAGTGTGGGGTTCCAAGAAGATTTTGAATTCCAAGAACTAACCAATGAGTCGATTGGTGTGGATGTTGGGTTAAAAGAGCTGTTTGTAGCTTCTAATGGTATGAAAGAACGAAATATAAACAAAGATGCCAAGGTTAAAAAACTTTTGAAAAGGAAAAAGTCAGCACAAAGAGATATGTCTAGGAGATTTAAAAAAGGTGTAAAAATTCAATCTGCCGGATATGAAAAAGCGAAAGCTGAGCACCTGCGGTTATCTAGGAAAATTACGAATATCCGAAATAACCATATCCACCAAGCAACAGCTAAATTGGTGAAAACCAAACCAATGAGGATTGTTGTGGAAGACTTATCTATCTCAAACCTGTTAAAAAACAAAAAACTATCGAAAGCATTTTCCTTTCAAAAATTAAACTTCTTCTTTCAATGTTTATCATACAAGTGCGAGAAGTATGGCATTGCGTATGTAAAAGCTGATAAATGGTTCGCCTCAAGCAAGATTTGCTCATGTTGCGGCGTGAAATACGACCATTCAGTTCAACCAGAAGGACAGTGGAGTTTAAAAATACGTGAGTGGTGTTGTGCTTCATGCAATAGCCATCACGATCGGGATGTAAATGCGTCGATAAATTTATCAAGATGGGTAAAATTAAATGCTTGA
- a CDS encoding zinc-ribbon domain-containing protein, with product MKCPSCHTEHAVEAKFCGNCGHSLTEEVVASSGKEEGQEQARVAQEKETRPNETVEQAKRFASGYFQFFKRALQAPTAIMKSGTIEVRNGIVSLVLICFLGACIFYRMMSAASAVTRTFAPDISTPTFFGESITVFFFLLILTLFVGFIIFVSGKMMKSSFSFLEVFGIWGTIATPAIVILVLSFLFSFLLIFFLPILLSVVATYIGISITVAVLKLDNGGLDLVYTLIIANVLIGIATFIVLWSYISTIIQALTQGITGF from the coding sequence ATGAAATGTCCGTCATGTCATACAGAACATGCAGTAGAGGCAAAGTTTTGCGGGAATTGTGGACATTCGTTAACGGAAGAAGTAGTGGCAAGTAGTGGCAAAGAAGAAGGGCAGGAACAAGCGCGTGTGGCACAAGAAAAGGAAACGCGTCCAAATGAAACGGTAGAACAAGCGAAGCGGTTTGCGAGCGGCTATTTTCAATTTTTTAAACGTGCATTACAAGCACCGACAGCGATTATGAAAAGCGGCACTATTGAAGTACGAAATGGAATTGTAAGTCTTGTTCTTATTTGTTTTTTAGGAGCATGTATTTTTTATAGAATGATGAGTGCAGCATCAGCAGTTACGAGAACATTTGCACCAGATATATCTACTCCCACGTTTTTTGGAGAATCTATAACGGTCTTTTTCTTTTTATTAATTTTAACTTTATTTGTCGGATTTATTATTTTTGTAAGTGGTAAGATGATGAAATCATCTTTTTCGTTTCTTGAAGTATTTGGTATATGGGGAACGATAGCGACGCCGGCTATTGTCATATTAGTTCTTTCTTTTCTTTTTAGTTTTTTATTAATCTTTTTCTTACCGATATTATTATCGGTAGTTGCAACTTATATAGGGATTAGTATAACTGTAGCCGTATTAAAACTAGACAATGGCGGATTAGATCTCGTTTACACACTTATTATTGCAAATGTTTTAATTGGAATTGCAACGTTCATTGTACTTTGGTCTTACATTAGCACGATAATTCAAGCCTTAACACAGGGAATAACTGGCTTCTAA
- a CDS encoding TcaA 3rd/4th domain-containing protein has protein sequence MNVCTKCGVQFEDGVQFCQNCGMKRGSPAVKKNMSGGTKVGITLLALFVIAIIGLYLYGSSYYTQVAQVDRMITILQERDGEKLAEIVTADDPSVMITRESLTPLFSYIKENPSYVNELKGYLRQGEKQRDGIERADFSLTKDGKYFFIFDRYKLKAKTYYTTLLTNEKGVSLKMNGKEIDKTDDKKFEKQYGPFLPGNQVFQSEYKNDYVKLSREEKVVLMKQSQNNVTIDLTLQGQYITVQTNAPGATLYVNQKPVTALAGEEITWGPVATDGSAKIYLERNGENGRETTKVETVTALSSYNLPFQTKSAEKTVVYNVTPSPTTGYVYNGFIFPDSDIRKLTSTDLTYLSKEQLKIARNEIYARHGHIFQTKDMQAYFAKQSWYRENPYFTGKLTDIETYNIELIKSRE, from the coding sequence ATGAATGTATGTACAAAGTGCGGAGTTCAGTTTGAAGATGGTGTACAATTTTGTCAAAACTGCGGGATGAAGAGGGGAAGTCCTGCAGTAAAGAAGAACATGAGCGGTGGTACAAAAGTTGGCATTACACTGTTAGCACTATTTGTTATAGCGATTATTGGATTGTATTTGTACGGATCATCGTATTATACGCAGGTGGCACAAGTAGACCGGATGATTACGATTTTACAAGAGCGGGACGGAGAGAAATTAGCTGAGATCGTTACGGCAGATGATCCATCGGTTATGATAACGAGAGAGAGTTTAACGCCTCTATTTTCATATATAAAAGAAAATCCATCTTACGTAAATGAATTAAAAGGATATTTGAGACAAGGTGAAAAACAACGGGACGGAATAGAAAGGGCTGATTTTTCATTAACGAAAGACGGAAAGTATTTCTTTATATTTGATCGGTATAAATTGAAAGCGAAGACGTACTATACAACTTTGCTTACAAATGAAAAAGGCGTATCGTTAAAAATGAACGGAAAAGAAATTGATAAGACAGATGACAAAAAGTTTGAGAAGCAATATGGGCCATTTCTTCCGGGAAATCAAGTGTTTCAATCAGAATATAAAAATGACTATGTAAAACTATCACGTGAGGAAAAGGTTGTACTTATGAAACAAAGCCAAAATAACGTAACGATAGATTTAACGTTGCAAGGTCAATATATTACAGTTCAAACGAACGCGCCTGGTGCAACATTGTACGTAAATCAAAAACCAGTTACAGCGCTCGCAGGAGAAGAAATTACATGGGGGCCTGTAGCGACTGATGGAAGCGCGAAAATTTATTTAGAACGAAATGGAGAAAATGGACGGGAAACGACAAAAGTAGAGACGGTAACGGCACTTTCGTCTTATAATCTTCCATTCCAAACGAAAAGTGCAGAAAAAACAGTTGTTTATAATGTTACCCCGTCACCTACGACTGGGTATGTATATAATGGTTTCATCTTTCCTGATAGTGATATTCGAAAATTAACGAGCACAGATTTAACCTATTTATCGAAAGAACAGTTGAAAATTGCTAGAAATGAAATATATGCAAGGCATGGACATATTTTTCAAACGAAAGATATGCAAGCGTATTTTGCAAAACAGTCTTGGTATAGAGAAAATCCTTATTTTACAGGAAAGTTAACAGATATCGAAACTTATAATATTGAACTAATTAAATCAAGAGAATAG